In Pseudemcibacter aquimaris, the sequence CGGGCTTAACATATGTTTGCTGCCGTCAATGTGGGATTGGAAAGCTACCCCCTCTTCCGTAATTTTTCGAAGTTTCGCGAGTGACATTACTTGGAAACCGCCACTGTCCGTCAAAATCGGGCGGTCCCAATTCATAAATTTATGAAGGCCACCAAGGTTATGAATACGTTCCGCTGTTGGACGTAACATCAAATGGTAAGTATTGCCAAGCAGGATATCCGCACCCGTTTCACGCACGGTTTCCGGTTTCATTGCCTTAACGGTGGCGGCGGTGCCGACCGGCATAAATGCAGGAGTTCTAATCTCACCGCGAACCGTGTTAATCACGCCTGTGCGGGCATTACCATCGGTTTCATGGATTTCCATATTGAATGTCATTTATCTGTCCTCGCGGAATAAAATGCTGCTGTCGCCATATGAATAAAAACGATATTCATTTTGAATGGCATGTGCGTATGCCGCTTTCATATTTTCAAATCCGGCAAAGGCACTTACTAACATAAATAATGTCGATTTCGGAAGATGGAAATTGGTCATCAACATATCGACGCATCTAAATTTATAACCCGGCGTGATGAATATGTCGGTTGCTTCGGCGAATTCACGGGTAACGCCATCTTCATCCGTCGCACTTTCAAGAAGCCGTAATGACGTTGTACCAACCGCAATCACCTTGTTACCACGCGCATGCGTTTCATTAATCAGATCGGCGACGTCTTTGGATAATTCGCCGTATTCTTCGTGCATCTTATGATCTTCGGTATCATCGACCTTAACGGGCAAAAACGTTCCCGCGCCCACATGCAACGTGACATAAGCCGAATTAACACCTTTTTCCTTTAAAGCATTCTGAAGATTTTCAGTAAAGTGAAGCCCTGCAGTCGGTGCCGCGACCGCACCATCATTTTTGCTATAGATGGTTTGGTAATCTTCTTCATCACGTGCATCAACCGGGCGCTGCGACGCGATATAGGGCGGTAGTGGCATCACACCCGCCGTTTTTAACGCATCACTTAATTCATCATCGGATTTATTAAATTTGATTGTGACCTCACCGGCGTCGCCCTTATGGGTACATAACGCATCAAGACCACCATCAAAATTAATAACATCGGCCACTTTTAATTTCTTTGCGGGTTTGGCGAATGCTTTCCATACACCGCCTGTCATATTCATATGCAGCGTCAGTTCCATTTTCGCGATGCCACGCTTGCCCTTAAGGCGTGCTGGTATCACACGGGTGTCATTGAAAATCATCAAATCACCGGGATTAATATTATCCGGCAATTCAGTAACCTTGCTGTCACTTATTGATTTTCCATTCACCACAAGCAACCGCGCCCCGTCACGGGACGGGGCGGGTCTTATTGCGATGAGCTCTTTTGGAAGCTCGAAATCGAACTGATCAACTTTCATGGAAAGCCTTTACGCGTCTGCAGCAACCTGCATTTTCACGATCTTGTCAGGATTTCCATTCATGCAGAAATCCATACCTTCGCCACGCTTAAGGCCATCAACATGTTCCATGCCGTCTGTTACCTGACCCCATACGGAATATTGACCGTCAAGATAGGATGCATCACCGAAACAGATGAAAAACTGGCTGTCGCCACTATTAGGGTCCATAGAACGGGCCATTGAACACGCACCACGGTGGTGTGGTTTATCAGAAAATTCTGCGTCAATTTTTTGACCAGAACCACCCATACCAGTGCCATCAGGGTCACCGCCCTGTGCCATAAAGCCGTCGATTACACGGTGAAATGTAAGACCGTCATAAAAACCGTTACGGGCAAGTTCCTTAATGCGGGCCACATGTTTTGGTGCCACATCAGGGTAAAGTTCAATTGTTACACGACCCGCTTCAAGGTCAAGATATAAAGTATCTTCCATACTCATTGTTTATTCCTTATTCATTAACGTCTGCAGCAACCTGCATTTTAATAATTTTGTCAGGGTCGGCCAAACCTTGCGCCACCACACCGATTTTGATTTTATCAACGTAGCGCATACCCTGAACAACCTCGCCCCAAACGGTATATTGACCGTCAAGATGCGGTGAAAAACCACGCACGATGAAAAATTGGCTATCCGCACTATTTTCATCATTGCCACGTGCCATTGAAACCATTCCTTTATAATGAGAAAGATCGGAAAATTCCGCGTCAATATTTTGACCGGAACCACCACGACCGGATAAATCCGGATCAAGACCATCAGGATCACCGGTTTGCGCCATAAAGCCATCAATCACACGGTGAAACACAAGCCCGTCATAAAACCCTTCGCGTGTTAATTCCTTGATACGGGCCACATGATTTGGCGCCACTTCAGGGTACATCTTAATCACAACGCGACCATATTCCAGATCAAGATAAATTGTATTTTCAGGATCAAGATCCGCATTTTGCGCATTTACAGCAAATGGCATAACACACATCATAATCAGGGCCACAAAAGCCTTAATAGATTTTTTCATCATTTCGTCCTGTTAAAAATTAAATTTTGCCAAGTTTCTTTAGCACATCAATACGAATAGAAGGTGTCACAAATTTGGCAATCTCACCGTCATATATGGCAATTTCCTTCACAAGTCGAGAGGCAATCGCCTGTAACGATGGATCAGCCATTAAAAAGACCGTTTCCACATCCGGGTTCAGTTTGTCATTCATGGCGGTCATCTGAAATTCATATTCAAAATCCGATGTCGCACGAAGCCCGCGGATAATAACGGATGCACCCACCTCTTCCGCGAAATGCATCAACAGACTGTTAAAGGGCATCACTTCGATGGTCGCAGAACTTTCTTTTGAAATGACATCCATTTCCCGGCGCGTCATTTCAATGCGTTCATCAATGGTAAAAAGTGGATTTTTGCCAGGATTATTGGAAACCCCGACAATCATATGATCAACCAGACTGGCACCACGCTTGATAATATCAATATGACCAAGCGTGATTGGGTCAAATGTTCCAGGGTATAACCCTATACGTTTCTGAGCAGCCATTGCTTACTCCTCGGATGATGTTTCCTCTGAACCGGTGTCTTCTGCAGCTGTCTCAGCGTTATCCGCACCTTCGGCACTTTCTTCGCCATCTGCCTCGTCACTATTTTCGTCACTATCATCACCTGAATCGGTAATTCGGTCAACAGAAACAATATGTTCGTCGTCACCAACCTTAAACAGCGTCACACCTTGTGTATTACGGCCTGCGACACGAACATCATGAACAGGCACACGGATCAAGCGTCCCTGATCGGTAACCATCATCAATTGATCACTTTCTTCAATCGGGAATGCGGCAATCACATCGCCGTTACGTGCTGACGTTTCAATATTGATCAGACCGCTACCGCCACGACCGGTGACACGGTATTCATATGATGATGTACGCTTACCATAACCGTTTACGGTGATGCTTAAGATAAACTCTTCACGTTCTTCAAGTGCCGCGAGGCGCTCTTCATCAATTTCCGCTGGTTTTTCCGGATTTTCACCACGGCGTTTCGCCGCAGCGTACCTTAGGTAAGCAACCTTTTGTTCCTGATCCATATTCACATGATGCAGGATCGACATGGATACAACCTCGTCCCCATCCGCAAGTTTGATACCGCGAACACCATCTGAATTACGCCCTTTAAACAAACGCACTTTCGTCGCTGGGAAACGGATACATTTACCACCCTTGGCCGCCATCAATACATCGTCATCTTCGGAACATGCAGCAACACCAACAAGTTTGTCATCTTCCGACAGGCGTATGGCGATTTTACCATTTGCACGCACGTTTGAGAAATCAGAAAGCAAATTACGGCGCACGTTACCTTTTGCAGTAACGAAAATCGCATGTAGATCTTCCCATGTATCCTCATCTTCCGGAAGAGGTAAGATCGTGGATATTGTTTCGCCCTGCTGCAGAGGAAGGATGTTAATTAACGCCTTTCCTTTGGATGTTGGGCCACCAAGCGGCAATTTCCATACTTTAAGTTTATAAACCTGCCCCAGATTACTAAAGAACAAGATCGGAACGTGTGTATTTGACACAAAGACGTTTGTTAATACATCTTCGTCTTTGGTGCTCATGCCACTGCGACCTTTACCGCCGCGACGCTGTGCGCGGTACGTATCAAGGGCCACACGTTTAATATAACCTGTGTTTGTCACGGTGACGACCATGTCTTCTACTTGGATAAGATCTTCATCTTCGAACCCGAAGGCATCAGCCGCAAATTCAGAACGGCGCGGGTTTGCAAATTCTTGTTTATAATTTACGAACTCTTCACGCATAATGCCGTATAGGCGTTCACGCGAACGCAGAATATCGATGTAATCTTCGATCTCAACAGAAAGCTCTTTAAGTTCATCACCAATATCATCACGGCCAAGTGCCGTTAAACGGTGAAGTCTTAATTCAAGGATCGCACGAACCTGTTTTTCGGAAAGTTTGTATTTTCCGTCGACGATATCACGGCCCGGTTCGTTGATCAGCTCAATATATCCGGCCACATCAACCGCATCCCAGTTTTCCGCAAGCAATGCTTCACGTGCAGCCGCGGGGTTTGGCGCTTTACGGATCATGGCAACAACCTTATCAAGGTTATTAACCGCAATCACAAGACCAACCAAAAGATGGGCACGGTCACGGGCTTTACCAAGTTTAAATTTGGTTCTGCGGGTGATCACTTCTTCACGGAAACGGATGAATTGTTCAATAATATTATGAAGGTTCAATACTTGCGGACGACCAGCACAAAGCGCCAGCATATTGGCACCAAAGCTTGTTTGTAATGGTGTATATCGGAACAACTGGTTCAGAACCACATCCGCCACTGCATCACGTTTTACTTCGACAACAACGCGCACGCCATCACGGTCACTTTCATCGCGGATATCTGAAATGCCTTCAATACGTTTCGTCTTAACGCAATCCACGAAATTTTCAATCATGCGTGATTTATTAACCTGGTATGGAACCTCGGTAATAATAATCGCTTCACGATCTTTTTTGAATTCTTCGATGTGGGTTCTGCCGCGCATAACAATAGAGCCACGCCCTGTCATTTCAGCACTTCTGGCACCCGCACCGCCCATAATAAGACCACCGGTCGGGAAATCAGGGCCAGGCACGATTTCAACTAATTCTTCAAGTGTAATTTCAGGATTATCAACATATGCACAACAGGCATCCAACACTTCACCAAGGTTATGCGGCGGAATATTCGTTGCCATACCAACCGCAATACCGCCTGCACCATTCACGAGAAGTGCAGGAAAACGTGCAGGAAGCACAGTTGGTTCATGTTCGCTTTCATCATAGTTTGGCTGAAATGTTACTGTATCTTTATCGATATCTTCGAGTAAGCCACTCGCGGATTTCGCCATACGGGCTTCCGTATAACGCATCGCGGCGGGTGGATCACCGTCCATGGAACCAAAGTTACCTTGCCCGTCAATTAGCGGCAGACGTAATGAAAAATCCTGTGCCATACGGACCATAGCATCATAAATCGCGCTGTCACCATGGGGATGGTATTTACCCATCACATCACCGACCACACGGGCCGATTTACGGTAAGGTTTCGTCCAATCATAATTATTTTCATACATGGAATAAAGAATACGGCGGTGTACCGGTTTTAATCCGTCCCTCACATCCGGCAACGCACGGGATACAATCACGCTCATGGCGTAATCTAGGTAACTATTCTTCATTTCCTCTTCAATAGTGATATTGGAG encodes:
- the queA gene encoding tRNA preQ1(34) S-adenosylmethionine ribosyltransferase-isomerase QueA, whose protein sequence is MKVDQFDFELPKELIAIRPAPSRDGARLLVVNGKSISDSKVTELPDNINPGDLMIFNDTRVIPARLKGKRGIAKMELTLHMNMTGGVWKAFAKPAKKLKVADVINFDGGLDALCTHKGDAGEVTIKFNKSDDELSDALKTAGVMPLPPYIASQRPVDARDEEDYQTIYSKNDGAVAAPTAGLHFTENLQNALKEKGVNSAYVTLHVGAGTFLPVKVDDTEDHKMHEEYGELSKDVADLINETHARGNKVIAVGTTSLRLLESATDEDGVTREFAEATDIFITPGYKFRCVDMLMTNFHLPKSTLFMLVSAFAGFENMKAAYAHAIQNEYRFYSYGDSSILFREDR
- a CDS encoding peptidylprolyl isomerase, coding for MSMEDTLYLDLEAGRVTIELYPDVAPKHVARIKELARNGFYDGLTFHRVIDGFMAQGGDPDGTGMGGSGQKIDAEFSDKPHHRGACSMARSMDPNSGDSQFFICFGDASYLDGQYSVWGQVTDGMEHVDGLKRGEGMDFCMNGNPDKIVKMQVAADA
- a CDS encoding peptidylprolyl isomerase; translated protein: MKKSIKAFVALIMMCVMPFAVNAQNADLDPENTIYLDLEYGRVVIKMYPEVAPNHVARIKELTREGFYDGLVFHRVIDGFMAQTGDPDGLDPDLSGRGGSGQNIDAEFSDLSHYKGMVSMARGNDENSADSQFFIVRGFSPHLDGQYTVWGEVVQGMRYVDKIKIGVVAQGLADPDKIIKMQVAADVNE
- the coaD gene encoding pantetheine-phosphate adenylyltransferase, which translates into the protein MAAQKRIGLYPGTFDPITLGHIDIIKRGASLVDHMIVGVSNNPGKNPLFTIDERIEMTRREMDVISKESSATIEVMPFNSLLMHFAEEVGASVIIRGLRATSDFEYEFQMTAMNDKLNPDVETVFLMADPSLQAIASRLVKEIAIYDGEIAKFVTPSIRIDVLKKLGKI
- the gyrA gene encoding DNA gyrase subunit A produces the protein MTDNNAAESSDLSISNITIEEEMKNSYLDYAMSVIVSRALPDVRDGLKPVHRRILYSMYENNYDWTKPYRKSARVVGDVMGKYHPHGDSAIYDAMVRMAQDFSLRLPLIDGQGNFGSMDGDPPAAMRYTEARMAKSASGLLEDIDKDTVTFQPNYDESEHEPTVLPARFPALLVNGAGGIAVGMATNIPPHNLGEVLDACCAYVDNPEITLEELVEIVPGPDFPTGGLIMGGAGARSAEMTGRGSIVMRGRTHIEEFKKDREAIIITEVPYQVNKSRMIENFVDCVKTKRIEGISDIRDESDRDGVRVVVEVKRDAVADVVLNQLFRYTPLQTSFGANMLALCAGRPQVLNLHNIIEQFIRFREEVITRRTKFKLGKARDRAHLLVGLVIAVNNLDKVVAMIRKAPNPAAAREALLAENWDAVDVAGYIELINEPGRDIVDGKYKLSEKQVRAILELRLHRLTALGRDDIGDELKELSVEIEDYIDILRSRERLYGIMREEFVNYKQEFANPRRSEFAADAFGFEDEDLIQVEDMVVTVTNTGYIKRVALDTYRAQRRGGKGRSGMSTKDEDVLTNVFVSNTHVPILFFSNLGQVYKLKVWKLPLGGPTSKGKALINILPLQQGETISTILPLPEDEDTWEDLHAIFVTAKGNVRRNLLSDFSNVRANGKIAIRLSEDDKLVGVAACSEDDDVLMAAKGGKCIRFPATKVRLFKGRNSDGVRGIKLADGDEVVSMSILHHVNMDQEQKVAYLRYAAAKRRGENPEKPAEIDEERLAALEEREEFILSITVNGYGKRTSSYEYRVTGRGGSGLINIETSARNGDVIAAFPIEESDQLMMVTDQGRLIRVPVHDVRVAGRNTQGVTLFKVGDDEHIVSVDRITDSGDDSDENSDEADGEESAEGADNAETAAEDTGSEETSSEE